Within the Papaver somniferum cultivar HN1 unplaced genomic scaffold, ASM357369v1 unplaced-scaffold_132, whole genome shotgun sequence genome, the region TCCACTCTGCAACAAAGAGgagagaaacaaaaaaatttgCATCAATTAGTTCGACTACATATACGTAAGGAACTTGATTCACCGGTTTGTGACATAAAAGAGCAATGGAAGTCTAATTCGTTCATTATCTGGCAGTAAAGAGGAAATATGTAAAACTGTTTCCTTTATTCCGACACCTTCCTTAAGACTTATTAGGAAAAATAAGTGATTATATTTATACCTGAGATAGTAAGATGTAAAACTAGATGCTTAAGATACTTTAGGTATGAGTCAAAATGTTAATTTAAAGAATTCAAAGCTAGTGGTAACCCCATCCGATGTGGTGAAAAGGAAAATTATATGAAACACAGAATTTGAAAAAAGTACCTCGGGTTGGAATCTCAGCATGTCTGCACGGGCCATAGCTTCTGCTTGAGCTATTCTCTGCCTGAATGTCTGAGCCATTTCTTCAGCCTgtttaaacaaataataaaaaaaaaagagttattcCAGCTGGATCCAAATAGTGTactttggttgttgtttttttaatGTATCTCAAAAAAATTCACATTCGAATAAAAGACTTCCAACTAAAAGAACAAGGATACAAATATATACTTAGCAACAAATACTTATAGATAGAAGAAAGCAGTGACAAACAAAATACAATGCAAAGAAGTTTACTGGTCAGCATAATCTGCTAGATAAGTACACCGCTTACTATATAAAACGGGAGCATTGTTGAAACAAATATACATCAAAGGAGAAAGGAAGGAAAAGAGATGGTGCTTACCTTCTCGAAAACAAGCTTGGGGTTACGGATCATATCTCCTGGAGTAGGCTCTAGCTTTTTGGTGGATAGACTGACTCGGCCTCTCTCACGGTCGTGACTCAATATCATCACCTTTTATTTGAAAGAAACAAATCAAATATAAGTAACTTCGGCACTAAACCCAATAAGTTATGCCTATAAGTTGTAAGATGCCTAACTGAATTACCTTTAGAGTGTCACCGGGTTGAAGAACTGTTGCAATATCCGAGACACGATCATGACTAATTTGACTAACATGAAGAAGACCATTGATTCCACCAATGTCGATGAAAGCACCATATGGCTTAAGACTCTGTACTGTTCCAGTGACAACTGATCCAATACCAAGCTGTGCCTGGCTGTCTGCCATGGCCTTGCGATTACTGAGGACAAGTCTAGACTGCTCCTCATCAACTTCCACAAATTTCAGAGGAAGCTCCTTATCAATGAGATCTTCCGCGGTTGATTTCTGGTAGGGCACATGCAAACTTTATTAAAGATACAAGAAATTTATGGATGAATGACTAACAAGGAATAAGCAGGTTTAAGAACTAACTGAAGATATTTGTGAGAATGGAATAAAACCACGAAGGCCTTCGACAATTGCCACCACACCACCTTTGTTTCCACCAACAACCTGTGCAGAAATTCAAGAAACATTACTATAAATTCAATGTTCTCTTTGCTAAACACTATTATACTGTATGATAAAAACATTCAAACTGAAAGAATAATGTTGTATCCAATATTCCCACCTTACCCTTGAGGACGACATCCTCTGCCTGAAGTTGTCTACACCGTTCCCATGCGAGGTCAAATTGGATTGAACGCAAACTCAAGATCAAGCTATCATCAGCTTGGTTCTCTCCAATAATCACAAACTCTTCACGTAGGCCTGCAACTATTCCTGCTTCTTCTACATGCTTTATTTTGTGAATACATGCCTCTTGGATTGGTAAATAGGCTGAAGATTTGGCCGTGATGTCAACTAATGCTCCGTTGTTGTCTGTACAGAACACAGTTCCTTTAACCTGAAACAATATGCACATAAGCAATTTAAGACAGTGGCTCCTTAGCATGACCTATTCTGCATAGTATGTACTGTTTAACATGAGATGGATAGTCTATAAGATAAAATATGTGCAACAAGTTACCAATTTGTGACCACACACCTCAACTAACTAACTGATAACAACCAACAAAAAAGGTAAACCCAAATTACGAACACAATATCAGTCATTTTCTGTTTAAATCAATAACATCAAATTACAGTCACCAGTTCAGCTCTCCACAATTACTCAACAATATCATCTACACTAACTTCAAGCTGGGGAGTCAttttaacaacaacaacaccaacccATGAGCATAACAGCAATTCCTGACAAACCATATTCTTGGCTACCCATAATACTAATCTGACTTCGAGATAGGAGAATTGGATGACATGGGTATTCCAATTCACATGAAGTAACCTCATTTTCAAAAAAGAACTAGCTGTCGAAATTCATTTGAATTCGTATGTACTAGCTAACCAGACGAGCATTTTACCAAACATATTATGTGCCCATTTAAATGGTTCTAAGAAAGGCGAGAATTTAGTTTGTTTCTTACCCTGGTACCAATCTCAGAATTATAATCATACTTTTCAAGAGCAGCATGAAAATCATCAACAGTAAAACCAACACCTTGCATTGGAGTAGTTCTACATCTTTCATAAGCATCTTCGAAGATTTCTTTAAGTCTatgtctttctttagtttgtGCATTAGAAATGACAGCTGCTGAAACTATGGGTGAAAAGGTGGTTTTCTGGGGTTTTGAAGAAAAGGGTTTTGTTagatgagaagaagaaagtggtgggCATCTTAATCCTGAGAATTGTTGAGCTAAAGACGCCATCTTTAGACCTAATTTGTACCAGAAACGACTCTGTTTTTCctctttatcttttctttctcTACTTCTCTCAAAAATCCTCTGAAGGATTAAATCTTATTGGAGTTCAGATAAGATGAGAGATGCAGAAATGAGTCCCACTTTAATCATCCAACCTTTTGAAAATCAACGGTCTAGATTAATGGGTTTTCCTGTGAAAATAAGTTTTGATAAAACGGGGTGAACTATCTATGGTGCATGATCTTACAACCATGGTAGAAATTTTCCTAGTTACTATGGGGTCGCAATGTGGTTAATTTCAGAGATACTGGTACAATTTTATATTGGGGAGATTTTGGTCCTAAATCTCGGTGttcagtatcaaattttacacctatattttttttataccATACATATTCCACACATTTCACCTAAGAAGATGGGATAAGTATCATGGATTGCCCAATACACCATCTCTCAGTGCAAAATACACATTTCACTACCAGCAAGCATAAATAGCCGTCAATTTTGTTACGCCGACGCGGCATTAGTTAAAATTAAAAGGGTAACAAACTAATGTAGCTACGTGGATAACTAAAAAGAGTGTTTGATTGTTTTTGACTTTTAAACTTTAGAACTTGAGACATATCAAATCCGTATACGAAAAGCattcttctccttcttttgtCGTGTAACCATTCTCAAAATCATCCATCTGTATGATGATTCttacttcttatttttcttcacCTACTTGATATATTAACACCCGTTTAAAAACGTAACATCATCTGTttaattatcatcttcttctcaaccaaaatagtttcaggtttttcatctatatCACGTTTAGGGCTAAATCTCAGAATATCAGAGCTACATTTTAGTAAAAATCGGTCGAATTGGGTGATTTTATCGCAAAAAATTCGTTTCTCCGGAATTGAAGATTTCGTCTAGCTCCAGTTCGAAACCGAAAAAATCGGCGATATCTCGGTCATTTTGGCCGAGATCGACTACACTGTGGGGTCGATAATTAAGATTGCACTCGGAAAAACCGACTGAACCGAACCGTTTAACCCATAACCTCAATCAGGTTTTAGATCATATCAAATGAAAACGGATGGATCATGGTTCAGTTCTAGTTATCTTTAAACTGGAACAGAAATCATCCATTTAAGAATCCAAAACCATTCATTTATCACATTCGTCATTTGTTACCCTTCTATTTATTTATAAACACTATGAGTATAACCATAAAATCTACCTAGTTCCCACTTATTAACTTTACGTCTCATTCAACCTCTCTATATGACATCCTCTTATTCTATAACCCTCATTTtatgaacaaaaaaataaataataacaagTGTGCCCGTAGAGCGTATCCCTTCAGGATATTAGTTTACCTTGAAAAGATAAGATTAGCATGTGCGTCTCGTATACTGGATAGAGCACTGCTCGGATATTAGTTTACCTTGGAAAGATAAGATTAGCATGTGCGTCTCGTATCAacattgttagagtactgctcggtcgaactcacaagttttgctatctcaagcttgttattaaTATTAGATGTACAaatctatatcttgatttctagtctactaaagtcaagtctcagactagaatttgagtatcagacatcactgaataaccatTGAACACAGAAAATCAAActaagacatttggagaactacATCAACAAATAGGTATGATCAACAAATAGGTATGACTGAACCATGCTATTTACTCACGACGTTACCTTTCTATCTTcatgagactatgtcatatgatcTTAGTAGATttcatattgcaaagaagaagttttgagtcaagcttgtcttgttaaatatctcgaaatatgattcaagcaatgacgttcatagatccttagcaatcttagttaaaaataatttattatttaagaACTATTTTGTATCAAGTTGatccaagcaatgatatttcatATCTATAGAGATTGGGAATGTTCCAAATCATTAAAACAGAGTTATCAGAACTACTGGGATTCTGGACACAAGGCAGGTACCAATACCCAGTATACGTGCCCTAGTCAACTGAAGTTCCAGAATATAGGTTGGTACGTATACCCAATATGCGTACCCTTAGGTTCTAAATTCGTATAAAAGGGGAAGGTATATATTACCCAATACATATACCCCAAGGGTCCGAGTAAGTGAACAGCTTATGGTATGCAAACCCAGTACGCATACATACCCTAGCCACTGAATTCACGAACTGGTTCATAGGTACTTATACCCCTACACATATCTACCCAATACGAATTAAgcagatgctcataaactattttcacaaatatgtttgttattggtacaactctcataaacacttctaagacatctttgatcattaaatcactttgtgtttgtAAATCATGATTTAAGTTTTGAGTGTTAAATGAACACGGTTATGCTTATACATTCATATGGCATACTTTCCATAAACTATCATTATATACTGATCCAGAACCCTGGACCATAGTGTATACTCTTTCATGTAATTTCAAGacgaacttctcacatgcttatatGAACTCCTTACAAGAGTTTCACCTAAACACAAGaatgtgtttgcttgaatctcaagttatcttagcttgaattcaaatctACATATagtcttaaaagtatattaatagagagactcaaacaactgggaatCCCAATCCCTGACACTAATATGTCTTAGTTTTATGCTAGATTCTTCctttattgacctaggtttcctctgaaaaacataattaggtttacgaattaaagacttcaattAGGGATCCGTGAAGCCAGGTTTGACTATACTTACTTTGAAAGTTggtgtatcttgatcttgttcttattgattgtcGAAGTTTTTCATCAATCTCCTATAaagaacgagatagatagaaaccGCAAAGTTTTTTAgactcatactttgtgattcctcaatatagatatctaaaactcttctttgttgatcggtttaagattgttctgaagaggtggttagtaatccaggcttctcggctgactgagtgtaagtgttccataTTCATGAggtttgtctattgcaaacaggaTTTCAAGCCTTGATCTAAAAGATCTAAAGGTAAATTAAATAAGTGTATCTGCTAGAGGCAGATTCttcttcactgaggttgaagcaactcttaggatataAATGACGTCATTTAAGGGAATTAATTGCATAAagacttgcgaggttcaagatacGTAAGAAGTACGACTGCAACAGAATTGCTTTTATAGGgttaatttggtctcaactacactccAGTCTGTAATCTGAtaataggctagtatctgtagcggcttaatacagtttggtgttcaaagttggacgAGGACTCGGGATTTTTATGCAAGTGcatttttcctcgttaaaaaaacttccggtgtctcGTGTTTTCCCTTTTCCGCACTATACTGTTTATCTTTacaataggaataacacaagtagaattcatattcaatctatgtagtttaagtccttattatttgTGATCAATTACGATacttgttcttgtagaattcgtatcttgaaagatagataaaaaaATTTATACTTGACATCACTCGGATCCTattgatttggatacgactatattaatcttggatattgatttgtgagatcgtccaagaactcttttaTACAATCAGGTTCAGGGACTTTGTTGTCCGGACATATTGATTATGGAAGAGACAAGAGAAAAACTctctcctatatatatatatatatatatatatatatatatatatatatattgtttaagGATTTTTAATtagatctacttgcaattgtattaagttttgtccatacaggttgtcgaacaaAAAGGTTggcggtgtacttggtaccctctcctttttaaGCATTATTTTTAAATTTCAAGGGAAGAAAAAAACTTTAGCTACAGTGTGCGTACCGGCTAACCAATACCTCAGCACCTAGAAAAAATGTGTTCTCCTTGGAGAGACTCCTCACACTAAAAATTAACTTCGGTTGACACTAGAAAGTTATGACGGAGTCATCAATATCCTCATGGCAAAGCCACTCGAAACGTCTAGAACATAACCTCCATGACATACTTGGAAAATGATTCACCGCAAGCCTAGACTAACGCAACGTCAAAAGACAGAACCTAGATGAGGGGGAAATGTTATATATAAAAAATCATGGATACATCAAATCCGGAGTAAGGTACGACCCAAAAGAAAGTTACGAACCAATATTGAAAAGCATAAGTACAAGAATGTGTAGCAATGTCGATCTAGAGACGATTCTAACCGCATAAATGAAAGCAACAAAAAGGAAAATTTTGGAAATACCGTATCATAACAtgaccaaaaggaaaaaaaaattggataagAACAATCAGAAAGACGTAGCAAACCAGGCATGAACTAACTATGAAGGTACGAAAAGTTGACGCATGTCAGTCGAATATAAAGTTATGAAAACAATTATGGATGTTGTGTTGAACAAGCTAGAAGAAGCCACACTATCAAGCGGACATGCAATATGCATAAAAATCTTGACAGAAACCGTGACAGATGGATTtgtaacaaaaaataaaacttgTAAAGCTAAACAGTGAAAGCAAGTTGTAGATAGAAAATGACAAAACCAAACAAACGATGGCGGGGGAGTCATCACAGTATTATAAAATCCAGACAAAACAAAAGCGTAAAAACGACTAGATATTCGAAATCATGAATCCGATTTTATTTTACTAGAAGACACAAGACAAACAACTAATATTGTAAGTCACATAAGAAACCTCTTAGAACGACTAGCTTCGACATTATAACTAAACAAATAGTTAAGCACCTAATTTGCACGTGTATATCTCTAGTATGATCATTTATTTCTCATATATTCAAATTCACGCTTATCGCATAAAATAGCTTAGCTTGACTTTTCGAGAATATGAACAGATGACCATCGAAGGATGAACGCAAAGGGAAGATGAAATCCCAATAGACTTATGCTTAATCGATTGCTCCTTAAACTGGCAATGGGGAGGGGGGGACGAGGCATCAAATTTCATACCAATAAGAAATTACCTTGTTCGGAAAGATAAATAAAAGGGGAAAAAAAGTTCACAAAATGTAAGGGTATATTCATTAATAAAATCCCATGTACAAAATAGTAGCATAAAGGCAACATAGATGAACAACAAACGGAAAAGACGAGCAACACAACAAGAATAAATAGCCAGATAAGCTTTTGAAAAGGGACATAGATGTTGAACATTACTAACTAATATGATGGGAAATGCGGGACTCACGAACAACACCAACTAAATCTTGATTTGCCTTCATGATAATCTCTTCAACATCAGAGTACTCAAACTTCTTATCAAATAAGGGAGGCAAATTACCACCTCCAGCCTCCACAAAATCCTCTGAAGCATAATGGATTTGCTCGCCAGCATCAATTTCACACTCCAATGTGCGTTAATACAACttctcttaaaaaaatatatatatttcctCTCCTCAAAAATCATAGTCTCTTCCAGATATAGACAATGAATGATCCGCAAGCGCATATGGAGACAATATGACGAGAAAGAGCCCGGAGTAAataaagaagtggaagaaaaccAACATATTAAATACCTCTAAAAAGCCGACAGATGGTAAATAACCATAGAATGAGCAGACTATCCAATCATCAAGCTTCTCCAAGGATACGGGGTAATCACAAACGGCGCAACAAGACTTACTATGAATAGCTCGAGTACcaatatcataaaaaaaaaacacctcTTTATAAATTGAAGCTAACATGGCACGAACCGGATTGGAAACCTCATGCTGAAAACATCGCTGACGACAGTAACAGACTTCTAATGATCCCCTAGAAATAGAAGGATGGTACATACCATAACCACGAGGAAAGAaacaactgaagaacattaaAAGACAGAAGACTCGCGAGTTATAATCACGAAGGCAGAAGAAACACCTCTATCAAGActaccaaatccaaatccaaagtcTTTTCCAGTAACAAGTACCGGGTCGACTAGAGAATATCTCCTAAGAGTCGAACATAGGTTTTACGCCGGCCTGTCCGAGCTTCACACAACTTGCACTACGACAAGCAAAAATTTGGACCATTTCTCGATTTGTGCGTGTCATCCTTGCGAAGGGGCCATGCTAATCTTCTCTGTATCGTTCCAATTTTATCAGATGTCCCCGAAGGGACTACCATCGCAGACAAAAGCAATGAAGATCACCAACAAACAAAGAAGCATTTATACAACACCTATATGGCAAAAGATGCCTCCCTTCAGCACTTGAACAAACGCAATGATTCAACACCATCTATCACACACAAATATCCATCGATTCTCCGGAAAAAACAATTCAATACACCAGTACCAACGCGCATTAGGTCCGTGCAGGCAGAAGACCTCCTGTAAAATAATCCACACCATTTTCTTTGAGGTTAATATAAAAAATGCAGAATATGGATATCATATTCCATATATATGTTCTCCTAAGCTCAAAAGGATGGTATTTTTATAGGTGTCAAGTCCAAGTCCAAGTCTAAGAATACTATAAAAAGCTTGTAACTTAGCAAACATACTCCATTGAGGAGCACTAAATCATTGAGACTGTGCTCTTTCAAATCTAAGGAACGCAACTTGAAGATTCTATCAATGAAGAAAGTTCCTTCTGTTGTATCTCtttattaatattttagattagTGGTGAGTTTATCTATACTTGGTATGGTTGTCAGCTTTTTAGCAACTacaactgaaaatcaaaattcaagtttgtttttcttttggattttaatTCAACTTTAATCTTGTCGAGGAGGAGAAGCTATTGtttattttaataattattatctTGAGGATCTGAAAGGAATttgaacaagaagaaaataaTATCAAATACGTAGAAAAACTGTCAAGTGATACTCAAAAGAAGATGTTTTTGAGATTCAGATTAATAATTCCAATATAAAGTTGAAGTTGTTGCAGGTATAGGTGGGCTTGTCTTTGATGCTGATGGTGATAATCATAATGGTCAAAGCCTTGATTTCGGTATAACTGGATGATGCATATGTTAATTATTTTATCTACTGATTAGTAATGTAAAGCTTGTTTAGTTTGACGATAGTAAACGTAaactttgtttttggttttttatcCATGAACattaatataaataaatattgtGTTTAGGCAGTCAAAAATAGTTTTAATTCAGACCAGTACTGCAGTAATTATGTTGGAACCTAAGTTAAAATTTTTAATGTCATTTAGATCTAAACGACCGTTTTTGAGCTGCACCGACTCTGTTCGGTTTTAAAGCGAACCGAATCAAATTCATTGGTTTCGGTTATGGTTTGGAAAAAACCAAATAGAACTGTACCATGAATGTGCACCTCTAATGATAATGCATCCACCATTCAAAAACCAATCGGTTAAACCATAACTCTACGTACGAAAAGGTAAACTAAATCTGCTTTACATAGGAGAAAACACAATATTAAAAAATTACTCTTAAGGGTTTGTGATGGGTAATTGCACACAAGTTAATCTTTGAATTCGGTTGATAAGTGGATAGTAGATTTGTTTTATAGATGCAAACGCGAAATAAAAACATAAGTTTAATAGAGCGTATTAAGGGATAAAAGCCATGTGTGGCTAGGTTTCAATTTTTTTGAAGTCTATTGATAAGTGAGGGCGATGACCCTTATTTTCTCTTACTTGCCTTTTTCTAACTAGAAACATGATATTCGTGTGTGAATATATCAACTAGATATTGGAAAGCACGATGACAGGATGTGGATATGACACGACGTAGACATGGAGACGCAACAATTTCTTAATTAATAATTTAAAGGTTAATTCAAGAGTTGGTACAAGAACATTATTGTCTTACAATAAGTGTTCAACTGATATGGATAATTGGAATAGCATCAAATGCACGCAAGTTCGAGCACCAGAATATCATAGTGTCTTAATTATGTCAATGATTTCATATGTACTACTCTGTCTATCCTCAAAAATCTTCTTATGTTCTTCTTTCCATAAGATCCAGTTAATATAGGAAGGAGAAATACACCAAATTTTGTCGCTTCTTCGTTTAAATTTAAGTAATATCTAAGTTAACAAGTTTTTTTACAATGAGCTGCAGAAAGTTAGACTTGATTTTGAAATCCCTTAAGAAACAGTTCTAAATTTTCCAAGCAAACTCGTAATGGCTGAAGACATACTCAACAAATAACAACTTATTATTACAAAAATTTATACATGCCACGATTCCGCAACATGGAAAAGTGGGCAAGGAATTATGAAAAGCAGTTTAAATATGGATttagttttaggagtttttttatttattttcttattaacACAATAAATTTGTATTTtaagtgttagagcatcgctcagtCGAACTCGTAAGTTTTATTATcctaagcttgttgtcaatgttagatgtagAAAAccgtatcttgatttctagtttattaaagtcaagtcttggaataggattaaagtatggtagttgagtaccagacatcactgaataacattgaagactgaagaacaaacgGAAATATTGCaacaacttcatcaataaagaggtatgtgaagaccgacCTATACTATTTACTCACAGTATTTAACATTCTAACTTATGAGACTATATCATAtgcttttagtagatttaatattaaaaaaaaatcgagttcaagcttgtcttgattAAATCCTTGAATattattcaagcaatggatgtacgtagatccttagcaatcttagttagaatgatttattgttcacaaactatttttgtttcaagttaatcaattggaaattcccCAAGCAGCAATGTATATTATCTATGGCTATTAGGAATGTTTTGAATTAATTATGAGAGAAAAAGAATTGCTTGGCGCTAGGTATACATATTTGTATGTTTGACCAAAGTCAGTCTAAATTCCCTGAATTGTATAGTTTTTCCAACCCGGTTGCAAACCCTTTACATCTGAGTTCGGGAATAAGGCAAGTTCGTAAACCGGGTTTGCAAACCTTGTGCCATGAGTTCACGAACTGTTATAGGTTTGGAAACCTATCTAGTTCCAGTATTAGCAGAAATAAACTATTCTATATGACTATGTTTGTTTTTGCCACAACTCTCGtagacacttctaagacaactttattcACTAAACCACATTGTGTTTGTGGGTCATTAATTAGTGTTGAGTTTTATTTAACTCCGTTATATGCTTTTAAGTTCAAAGGcttgcgaaacttgtttcgtagatGAAAAGGAGTCAAAGGATCTATTCTAGGACCGATCCCTTGAATAAGGATTTTTACTAGGACCGATCTTAAGGATCTATAGTAGGACCGACCCCTTACTAAGTATCCCTACTAGTACCAATCCCAAGGACCTCTACTAGGATTGATCTTATAAATCTCTAGTAGGTACGATCCTTGGTTAACCGATTTTGCGTTTTCGGTTTGTCTATTTTGCATAGCTACCGAAAATGTATTTGGT harbors:
- the LOC113333180 gene encoding 30S ribosomal protein S1, chloroplastic; the protein is MASLAQQFSGLRCPPLSSSHLTKPFSSKPQKTTFSPIVSAAVISNAQTKERHRLKEIFEDAYERCRTTPMQGVGFTVDDFHAALEKYDYNSEIGTRVKGTVFCTDNNGALVDITAKSSAYLPIQEACIHKIKHVEEAGIVAGLREEFVIIGENQADDSLILSLRSIQFDLAWERCRQLQAEDVVLKGKVVGGNKGGVVAIVEGLRGFIPFSQISSKSTAEDLIDKELPLKFVEVDEEQSRLVLSNRKAMADSQAQLGIGSVVTGTVQSLKPYGAFIDIGGINGLLHVSQISHDRVSDIATVLQPGDTLKVMILSHDRERGRVSLSTKKLEPTPGDMIRNPKLVFEKAEEMAQTFRQRIAQAEAMARADMLRFQPESGLTLSSDGILGPLTPDLPAEGLDLSDIPAADDA